From Proteiniborus sp. MB09-C3, the proteins below share one genomic window:
- the rpoC gene encoding DNA-directed RNA polymerase subunit beta' produces the protein MFELDNFDSIRIGLASPEKIRQWSKGEVKKPETINYRTLKPEKEGLFCEKIFGPTKDWECHCGKYKRVRYKGVVCDRCGVEVTKAKVRRERMGHIELAAPVSHIWYFKGIPSRMGLILDMSPRALEKILYFASYVVIDVGDTSLSEKQLLSEKEYRDAIDKYGRRFKASMGAEAIKELLSKIDLEGEAKDLRTQLKESSGQKKIRIIRRLEVVEAFRQSGNKPEWMILDVIPVIPPDLRPMVQLDGGRFATSDLNDLYRRVINRNNRLKRLLDLGAPDIIVRNEKRMLQEAVDALIDNGRRGRPVTGPGNRPLKSLSDMLKGKQGRFRQNLLGKRVDYSGRSVIVVGPELKFYQCGLPKKMALELFKPFVMKRLVNEGHAHNIKSAKRMVEKVKPVVWDVLDSVIKEHPVLLNRAPTLHRLGIQAFEPILVEGKAIKLHPLVCTAYNADFDGDQMAVHVPLSMEAQAEARFLMLSVNNILAPKDGKPITTPTQDMVLGSYYLTVEKPGEPGEGMIFKDYDELLLAYYDGAIDLHSRVKVRVKLDENDRGKLVESTVGRFIFNQNIPQDLGFVDREKDKYSLEIDDIVDKKKLGIIIEKCFRKHGNTITAVVLDNIKATGFHFSTIGAITVSIDDIVVPEAKEILISEAEEKVDKYEKSYRRGLISDEERYERVIEVWNRTTEQVTEALMDNLDPLNNIFIMAQSGARGSKNQIRQLAGMRGLMANASGKTVEQPIRANFREGLTVLEFFTSTHGSRKGLADTALRTADSGYLTRRLVDVSQDVIVREDDCGTDHYVTIKAFKDGREVIEDLWDRIEGRYAFDDIADPNTGEVIVKAGELITEGAADRIVASGIEEVRARSVLGCKTRHGVCSKCYGRNLATGHIVNIGEAVGIIAAQSIGEPGTQLTMRTFHTGGVAGADITQGLPRVEELFEARKPKGLAIITEISGTVSLNESKRRKEAIVTAADGEARTYTIPYGSRLKVKAGDFIEAGDEITEGSVNPHDILKIKGISGVQSYLVKEVQRVYRMQGVDINDKHIEVIVRQMLNKVKIEDSGDTDFLPGGLVNIFDFEETNGKIEEGLGKPAVGRRVLLGITKASLATESFLSAASFQETTRVLTEAAIKGKEDGLIGLKENVLIGKLIPAGTGMRKYKDIALKREDEEAEEEISLE, from the coding sequence TTGTTCGAGCTTGATAATTTTGATTCAATCAGGATTGGTTTAGCATCACCTGAAAAAATACGACAATGGTCAAAAGGAGAAGTAAAAAAGCCTGAAACCATAAATTATAGAACCTTAAAGCCTGAAAAAGAAGGTCTATTTTGTGAGAAAATATTTGGACCTACAAAAGACTGGGAATGCCATTGTGGAAAATATAAGAGAGTAAGGTACAAAGGAGTAGTTTGTGACAGGTGTGGAGTTGAAGTCACAAAGGCTAAAGTAAGAAGAGAAAGAATGGGGCACATAGAGCTTGCTGCTCCAGTTTCTCATATTTGGTATTTTAAAGGTATACCAAGTAGAATGGGACTTATATTAGATATGTCCCCTAGAGCTTTGGAGAAGATTCTCTATTTTGCTTCTTATGTAGTAATAGATGTTGGTGATACATCTCTTTCTGAAAAACAACTATTAAGTGAAAAAGAATATAGAGATGCTATTGATAAATATGGCAGAAGATTTAAAGCTTCTATGGGAGCTGAGGCAATAAAAGAGCTTCTATCTAAAATAGATTTAGAAGGAGAAGCAAAGGACCTAAGAACTCAGCTAAAAGAAAGTTCAGGACAAAAGAAGATTAGAATCATAAGAAGACTAGAAGTCGTAGAAGCTTTTAGACAATCAGGAAATAAGCCTGAATGGATGATATTGGATGTAATACCTGTTATTCCACCAGACCTAAGACCTATGGTACAGCTTGACGGCGGCAGGTTTGCGACATCAGATTTAAACGATCTTTATAGAAGAGTAATAAATAGAAATAACAGATTAAAAAGACTGTTGGATTTAGGTGCTCCAGATATTATAGTTAGAAATGAAAAGAGAATGCTTCAAGAAGCTGTGGATGCTTTGATAGACAATGGAAGAAGGGGAAGACCTGTAACAGGACCTGGTAACAGACCATTAAAATCATTGTCTGATATGTTAAAAGGTAAACAGGGAAGATTTAGACAAAACCTTCTTGGTAAGAGAGTTGACTATTCAGGACGTTCTGTTATAGTTGTTGGACCAGAGCTTAAATTTTATCAGTGTGGACTTCCTAAGAAGATGGCATTGGAACTATTTAAGCCATTTGTAATGAAGAGATTAGTAAATGAAGGCCATGCACATAATATCAAGAGTGCAAAGAGAATGGTAGAAAAGGTTAAGCCAGTTGTATGGGATGTATTAGATTCAGTTATAAAAGAACATCCAGTACTATTAAACCGTGCCCCTACTCTACATAGACTTGGAATTCAAGCTTTTGAACCAATTCTTGTAGAGGGTAAGGCAATTAAGCTGCATCCACTTGTATGTACAGCTTATAACGCAGACTTTGATGGAGACCAAATGGCTGTTCACGTGCCTCTTTCTATGGAAGCACAAGCAGAGGCAAGATTCCTTATGCTATCAGTGAACAATATTCTTGCGCCAAAGGATGGCAAACCTATTACAACTCCTACTCAGGATATGGTATTAGGAAGCTATTATTTGACTGTAGAAAAACCAGGAGAACCAGGCGAAGGAATGATTTTTAAAGACTACGATGAATTGCTTCTTGCATATTATGATGGGGCAATAGATCTACATTCCAGAGTTAAAGTCAGAGTAAAGCTTGATGAAAACGACAGAGGCAAGCTAGTAGAAAGTACAGTAGGTAGATTTATATTTAACCAAAACATTCCACAAGATTTAGGATTTGTAGATAGAGAGAAAGACAAATACTCTTTAGAAATAGATGATATTGTAGATAAGAAAAAGTTAGGGATAATCATAGAAAAATGCTTCAGAAAACATGGAAATACAATAACAGCAGTAGTACTAGATAATATTAAGGCAACTGGATTCCATTTTTCTACAATTGGTGCTATTACAGTAAGTATTGATGATATAGTAGTTCCTGAAGCAAAAGAAATACTGATATCTGAAGCAGAAGAAAAAGTCGATAAATATGAAAAATCCTATAGAAGAGGACTTATATCAGACGAAGAAAGATATGAAAGAGTTATAGAGGTTTGGAATAGAACGACAGAACAGGTTACTGAAGCACTTATGGATAATCTAGATCCTCTTAACAATATATTCATAATGGCTCAGTCAGGAGCAAGAGGTAGTAAAAATCAGATTAGACAGCTTGCAGGTATGAGGGGCCTTATGGCAAATGCTTCGGGTAAAACTGTTGAGCAGCCTATTAGAGCAAACTTTAGAGAAGGACTTACAGTACTTGAGTTCTTTACTTCAACACACGGCTCTAGAAAAGGTCTTGCAGATACGGCTTTAAGAACAGCTGACTCAGGATATTTGACAAGAAGGCTAGTTGATGTTAGCCAGGATGTAATAGTAAGAGAAGACGATTGTGGAACTGATCACTATGTAACAATTAAAGCATTTAAAGATGGAAGAGAAGTTATAGAAGACTTATGGGATAGAATTGAAGGCAGATATGCATTCGATGATATAGCAGATCCAAATACAGGTGAAGTAATTGTAAAAGCAGGAGAACTAATCACCGAAGGAGCAGCAGATAGAATTGTCGCTTCTGGAATTGAAGAGGTCAGGGCAAGATCTGTATTAGGATGTAAAACAAGACATGGAGTATGTTCAAAATGCTATGGAAGAAATCTTGCTACTGGACATATAGTAAATATTGGAGAAGCAGTAGGAATCATAGCAGCCCAATCTATAGGTGAGCCTGGTACTCAGCTTACAATGCGTACCTTCCATACAGGTGGAGTTGCTGGAGCAGATATTACTCAAGGTCTTCCAAGGGTTGAAGAGCTTTTTGAAGCTAGAAAACCAAAAGGTCTTGCTATCATTACAGAGATTTCAGGTACTGTTTCATTGAATGAGTCAAAAAGAAGGAAAGAAGCAATAGTAACTGCTGCAGATGGTGAAGCAAGAACATATACTATACCATATGGTTCTAGATTAAAAGTTAAAGCTGGAGATTTTATTGAGGCTGGAGATGAAATAACTGAAGGTTCAGTTAACCCACATGATATATTAAAAATAAAAGGGATTTCTGGAGTTCAATCATATCTTGTAAAAGAAGTTCAAAGAGTTTACAGAATGCAAGGTGTTGATATAAACGACAAACACATTGAGGTTATAGTTAGACAGATGTTAAATAAAGTTAAGATTGAAGATTCAGGTGATACAGATTTTCTTCCAGGTGGATTAGTAAATATATTTGATTTTGAAGAGACAAATGGGAAAATAGAAGAGGGACTAGGAAAACCAGCAGTAGGAAGAAGAGTATTACTAGGAATTACCAAGGCATCATTAGCCACTGAATCCTTCTTATCAGCTGCATCCTTCCAAGAAACTACAAGAGTACTGACAGAAGCAGCAATAAAAGGAAAAGAGGATGGGCTAATAGGATTAAAGGAAAATGTGCTTATTGGTAAACTTATACCAGCAGGTACTGGTATGAGAAAATATAAGGATATTGCTCTGAAGCGTGAGGATGAAGAAGCAGAGGAAGAAATAAGCCTTGAATAA
- a CDS encoding ribosomal L7Ae/L30e/S12e/Gadd45 family protein, translated as MLTNLKDTKKVVGIKQARRAINNGEIQTVYIAEDAEPKVVQDIIHLCNEKSIEIIYASSMKELGKACGIDVSAAVAAILK; from the coding sequence ATGCTAACTAATCTTAAAGATACTAAAAAGGTTGTTGGTATAAAGCAGGCCAGAAGAGCAATAAATAATGGTGAAATTCAAACAGTATATATTGCAGAAGACGCAGAGCCTAAAGTAGTACAGGACATTATTCATTTATGCAATGAAAAATCTATAGAAATTATCTACGCTTCAAGTATGAAGGAATTAGGTAAGGCCTGTGGTATTGATGTAAGTGCAGCAGTTGCTGCGATTTTGAAATAG
- the rpsL gene encoding 30S ribosomal protein S12 yields MPTISQLVKKGREEVVYKSKSAHLGVGLNSLKKRTTKVNSPQKRGVCIAVRTVTPKKPNSALRKIARVRLTNGLEVNAYIPGIGHNLQEHSVVLIRGGRVKDLPGVRYHIIRGTLDSAGVDKRMQSRSKYGAKKPKKK; encoded by the coding sequence ATGCCAACAATTAGCCAATTAGTAAAAAAAGGTAGAGAAGAAGTTGTCTACAAATCTAAATCAGCTCACTTAGGAGTAGGATTAAACTCTCTAAAGAAAAGAACAACTAAGGTTAATTCTCCACAAAAAAGAGGGGTATGTATAGCAGTTAGAACTGTAACACCTAAGAAACCTAACTCCGCTTTAAGAAAGATTGCCAGAGTTAGACTTACAAATGGTTTAGAGGTTAATGCTTACATCCCAGGTATAGGCCATAACTTACAAGAGCATAGTGTTGTTCTTATAAGAGGTGGAAGGGTTAAAGACTTACCAGGGGTTAGATACCATATCATTAGAGGAACATTAGACTCAGCTGGTGTAGACAAGAGGATGCAATCCAGGTCAAAATATGGTGCAAAGAAACCTAAGAAAAAATAA
- the rpsG gene encoding 30S ribosomal protein S7 — MPRKGHIPKRQVSPDPIYKDKVVTKLINQIMLDGKKGVAQRIVYDAFDFIGEKTGEDPLEVFYKGFNNIMPVLEVKARRVGGATYQVPIEVRPDRRQTLGLRWLAEYSRKRGEKTMSEKLAKEIMDAANNTGASVKKREDTHKMAEANKAFAHYRW; from the coding sequence GTGCCAAGAAAAGGACATATTCCAAAAAGACAAGTTAGTCCAGATCCAATATATAAGGATAAAGTAGTTACAAAATTAATAAATCAAATCATGCTCGATGGGAAAAAAGGTGTAGCACAAAGAATAGTGTATGATGCCTTTGATTTCATAGGAGAAAAAACAGGTGAAGACCCACTAGAAGTTTTCTACAAAGGCTTTAACAACATAATGCCTGTACTTGAAGTAAAGGCAAGACGTGTTGGTGGGGCAACATACCAAGTGCCAATTGAAGTTAGACCAGATAGAAGACAAACTTTAGGATTGAGATGGCTAGCAGAATACTCTAGAAAAAGAGGAGAAAAAACTATGAGTGAAAAACTAGCTAAGGAAATCATGGATGCAGCTAACAACACAGGTGCGAGCGTTAAAAAGAGAGAAGATACTCATAAAATGGCTGAAGCTAATAAAGCTTTTGCACATTACAGATGGTAA
- the fusA gene encoding elongation factor G — MPREFSLEKTRNIGIMAHIDAGKTTTTERILFYTGRTHKIGETHEGSATMDWMEQEQERGITITSAATTAQWNGHRINIIDTPGHVDFTVEVERSLRVLDGAVAVFCAKGGVEPQSETVWRQADKYNVPRMAFVNKMDTTGADFFRAVDMMKERLKANAVPVQLPIGSESDFVGMIDLVNMKARIYKDELGKEYEIVDVPAEMVDLAKEYREALIEAVADENEELMMKYLEGEEISIDEIKSAIRSATIACKVTPVLCGSAYRNRGVQPLLDAVVEYMPAPTDVPNITGVKPGSEEVEERVSSDEEPFAALAFKIMADPYVGKLAFFRVYSGVLESGSYVLNSTKGKKERIGRILQMHANKREELDRVYAGDIAAAVGLKDTGTGDTLCAEDSPIILESMEFPEPVIRVAIEPKSKASQDKMGIALAKLSEEDPTFKAYTDQETGQTIIAGMGELHLEIIVDRLLREFKVEANVGNPQVAYKETITKQVEVESKYARQSGGRGQYGHVKIRMEPRQPGEGYEFVNKITGGVIPKEYIPAVDNGIQEAMQNGVLAGYEVLDFRVTLYDGSYHEVDSSEMAFKIAGSMAFKDGMKKANPVILEPYMKVEVVMPEEYMGDVIGDLNSRRGRIEGMESRNGLQVVRGFVPLAEMFGYATDLRSKTQGRGTYTMQFDHYEAVPNSLAEKIINK; from the coding sequence GTGCCTAGAGAATTTTCTTTAGAAAAAACTCGAAATATTGGTATAATGGCTCACATAGATGCAGGTAAAACGACTACTACTGAAAGAATACTATTCTATACAGGTAGAACTCATAAAATAGGCGAAACTCATGAAGGTTCCGCTACAATGGATTGGATGGAGCAAGAACAGGAAAGAGGAATCACAATAACTTCTGCAGCAACCACAGCTCAATGGAATGGTCATAGGATAAATATCATAGACACACCAGGACACGTGGATTTTACCGTTGAGGTAGAAAGATCTCTTCGTGTTCTCGATGGCGCAGTAGCAGTTTTTTGTGCAAAAGGCGGTGTGGAACCACAATCAGAAACAGTATGGCGCCAAGCAGACAAATACAATGTTCCACGTATGGCTTTTGTAAATAAAATGGATACTACAGGTGCCGATTTCTTTAGAGCAGTAGATATGATGAAGGAAAGATTAAAGGCTAATGCCGTACCTGTACAGCTACCAATAGGTTCAGAAAGTGATTTTGTAGGTATGATTGACCTAGTTAATATGAAAGCTAGAATATACAAAGACGAACTAGGAAAAGAATATGAAATAGTAGATGTTCCAGCAGAGATGGTGGATTTAGCAAAGGAATATAGAGAAGCGCTAATAGAAGCTGTAGCTGACGAGAATGAAGAGCTAATGATGAAATACCTTGAAGGTGAAGAAATTAGCATTGATGAAATAAAGAGTGCGATAAGAAGTGCTACAATTGCATGTAAAGTAACTCCAGTTTTATGCGGTTCAGCATATAGAAATAGAGGTGTTCAACCACTTCTTGATGCAGTAGTTGAATATATGCCTGCACCTACAGACGTACCAAACATAACAGGAGTTAAACCAGGTTCAGAAGAAGTTGAAGAAAGAGTATCTTCAGACGAGGAACCTTTTGCAGCATTAGCATTTAAAATTATGGCAGATCCATATGTGGGTAAACTTGCTTTTTTTAGAGTTTACTCAGGAGTATTGGAATCAGGCTCATATGTATTGAACTCAACAAAGGGCAAAAAAGAAAGAATAGGCCGTATATTACAGATGCATGCGAATAAAAGGGAAGAATTAGATAGAGTTTATGCTGGAGATATTGCAGCTGCAGTAGGACTAAAGGATACAGGAACAGGAGATACTCTTTGTGCTGAGGATAGTCCTATAATATTAGAATCTATGGAATTCCCAGAGCCAGTTATTAGAGTAGCTATAGAGCCTAAATCTAAAGCAAGCCAAGATAAAATGGGAATAGCTTTAGCTAAATTGTCAGAAGAGGACCCAACATTTAAAGCTTATACAGATCAAGAAACAGGTCAAACAATAATAGCAGGAATGGGTGAATTGCACCTAGAAATTATTGTTGACAGACTTCTTAGAGAATTTAAAGTAGAAGCTAATGTAGGTAATCCACAGGTTGCATATAAAGAAACTATAACTAAACAAGTTGAAGTTGAATCAAAATATGCTAGACAATCTGGTGGACGTGGACAGTACGGACACGTTAAGATTAGAATGGAACCAAGACAACCAGGCGAAGGCTATGAATTTGTGAATAAAATCACTGGTGGAGTTATACCGAAAGAGTATATTCCAGCTGTTGACAATGGTATACAGGAAGCTATGCAAAATGGTGTTCTTGCAGGATATGAAGTTCTTGACTTTAGAGTAACTCTATATGATGGATCATACCATGAGGTTGACTCATCAGAAATGGCATTTAAAATAGCAGGTTCAATGGCATTTAAAGATGGTATGAAAAAAGCAAATCCTGTAATTCTTGAGCCATATATGAAGGTCGAAGTTGTTATGCCAGAAGAGTATATGGGAGACGTAATAGGTGATCTTAACTCAAGAAGAGGTAGAATAGAAGGTATGGAATCAAGAAATGGATTACAAGTTGTAAGAGGATTTGTGCCTCTAGCAGAAATGTTTGGATATGCGACTGATCTTCGTTCTAAAACTCAAGGTCGTGGAACATATACAATGCAATTTGACCATTATGAGGCAGTACCAAACAGCTTAGCTGAAAAAATTATTAATAAATAA
- the tuf gene encoding elongation factor Tu, whose amino-acid sequence MAKAKYERNKPHVNIGTIGHVDHGKTTLTAAITAVLNKRYGTGEFIDYANIDKAPEERERGITISTSHVEYETPNRHYAHVDCPGHADYVKNMITGAAQMDGAILVCSAADGPMPQTREHILLSRQVGVPTIVVFLNKADMVDDEELIELVEMEVRELLSEYEFDGDNAPIIVGSALKALEDPDGKWGDKILELMEAVDATIPTPVRATDKPFLMPVEDVFTITGRGTVATGRVERGILKVQDQVQIVGLTDEPRTVVCTGVEMFRKMLDEAQAGDNIGALLRGVQRSEIERGQVLAKPGSIIPHTKFKAEVYVLTKEEGGRHTPFFDGYRPQFYFRTTDVTGSIKLPEGVEMVMPGDNATFTIELITPIAMEEGLKFSIREGGRTVGAGVVAEIAK is encoded by the coding sequence ATGGCAAAAGCAAAATATGAAAGAAATAAGCCACACGTTAATATTGGAACAATAGGACACGTTGACCATGGTAAAACAACATTAACAGCAGCAATCACAGCAGTATTAAACAAAAGATATGGCACAGGCGAATTCATTGACTATGCAAACATAGACAAAGCACCAGAAGAAAGAGAAAGAGGAATTACAATATCAACATCACACGTAGAGTATGAAACACCAAATAGACACTACGCACACGTTGACTGTCCAGGCCATGCTGACTACGTTAAGAACATGATAACAGGAGCAGCACAAATGGACGGAGCAATACTAGTATGTTCAGCAGCAGATGGCCCAATGCCACAAACAAGAGAGCATATACTACTATCAAGACAAGTTGGAGTACCAACAATAGTAGTATTCCTAAACAAAGCTGACATGGTAGATGACGAAGAACTAATCGAACTAGTAGAAATGGAAGTAAGAGAATTACTTTCAGAATATGAATTTGATGGAGACAATGCACCAATAATAGTAGGATCAGCATTAAAAGCATTAGAAGACCCAGACGGAAAATGGGGAGACAAAATATTGGAATTAATGGAAGCGGTAGACGCAACAATCCCAACTCCAGTAAGAGCAACAGATAAGCCATTCCTAATGCCAGTAGAAGACGTATTTACAATCACAGGAAGAGGAACAGTAGCAACAGGAAGAGTAGAAAGAGGAATATTAAAAGTACAAGACCAAGTACAAATAGTAGGCTTAACAGACGAACCAAGAACAGTAGTATGTACAGGAGTAGAAATGTTCAGAAAGATGTTAGACGAAGCACAAGCAGGAGATAACATAGGAGCATTACTAAGAGGAGTACAAAGAAGTGAAATAGAAAGAGGTCAAGTACTAGCAAAGCCAGGAAGTATAATACCACATACAAAATTCAAAGCAGAGGTATACGTACTAACAAAAGAAGAGGGTGGAAGACATACACCATTCTTTGATGGCTATAGACCACAATTCTACTTCAGAACAACAGACGTAACAGGATCAATCAAGCTACCAGAAGGCGTAGAGATGGTAATGCCAGGAGATAACGCAACATTTACAATAGAACTAATAACACCAATCGCAATGGAAGAAGGATTAAAATTCTCAATTCGTGAAGGTGGAAGAACAGTAGGAGCTGGAGTCGTAGCTGAGATAGCAAAATAG
- the rpsJ gene encoding 30S ribosomal protein S10: MSNKQKIRIRLKAYDHEILDSSAQKIVETAKRTGANVSGPIPLPTEKQIITILRAVHKYKDSREQFEQRTHKRLIDILNPTPKTVDSLMKLNLPAGVDIEIKL, translated from the coding sequence ATGTCAAACAAACAAAAAATAAGAATCAGATTAAAGGCTTATGATCATGAGATCCTTGATTCATCAGCACAAAAGATTGTAGAAACTGCTAAAAGAACTGGAGCAAATGTTTCAGGTCCTATACCACTACCAACAGAGAAGCAGATAATTACAATATTAAGAGCTGTTCATAAATATAAGGATTCTAGAGAGCAGTTTGAACAAAGAACTCATAAGAGACTAATCGATATCTTAAACCCTACACCAAAAACAGTAGATTCATTAATGAAACTTAATCTACCAGCAGGTGTAGATATTGAAATTAAATTATAA